The following proteins are co-located in the Mycolicibacterium goodii genome:
- a CDS encoding ABC transporter family substrate-binding protein, translated as MGVPTPARRARVTFGALVAVPTLVLGGCTVSPPPAPQSTETTETTPPPPPKAPTQIIMAIDSIGPGFNPHLLSDQSPVNAAIASLVLPSSFRPAPDPTSPTGSRWELDTTLLESAEVTNQNPFTVTYKIRPEAQWTDNAPIAADDYWYLWRQMVSQPGVVDPAGYDLITGVQSVEGGKQAVVTFSQPYPAWRELFNDILPAHIVKDIPGGFGAGLARAMPVTGGQFRVETIDPQRDEILLARNDRFWSVPAKPDLVLFRRGGAPAALADSIRNGDTQVAQVHGGAATFAQLSAIPDVRTARIVTPRVMQLTLRAQQPKLADPQVRKAILGLIDVDLLASVGAGDDNTVTLAQAQVRSPSDPGYVPTAPPAMTRDDALELLRDAGYVSEPQPAASADPQPPENGRERITKDGVPLSIVLGVASNDPTSVAVANTAADQLRNVGIDASVLALDPVALYGDALVNNRVDAVVGWRQAGGDLATALASRYGCRALEATPVATAVPGPATTTSQTPTRTTTTTSEAPQEPTATSTAPPIPAPESGELVQAPSNITGICDRSIQPKIDAALDGTEDIAEVIQAVEPRLWNMSTVLPILQDTTIVAAGPSVQNVSLTGAVPVGIVGDAGDWTKIK; from the coding sequence ATGGGCGTGCCGACACCTGCCCGCCGCGCCCGTGTGACGTTCGGCGCGCTCGTCGCGGTGCCGACACTGGTGCTCGGCGGCTGCACGGTGAGCCCTCCTCCCGCCCCGCAGAGCACCGAGACCACCGAGACCACGCCGCCGCCCCCGCCGAAGGCGCCGACGCAGATCATCATGGCGATCGATTCCATCGGCCCCGGCTTCAATCCGCACCTGCTGTCGGATCAGTCCCCGGTCAATGCGGCGATCGCGTCGCTGGTGCTGCCGAGCTCGTTCCGTCCGGCGCCGGATCCCACGTCGCCGACCGGATCGCGGTGGGAACTCGACACCACACTGCTGGAGTCGGCCGAGGTGACGAACCAGAATCCGTTCACCGTCACCTACAAGATCCGCCCCGAAGCGCAGTGGACCGACAATGCGCCGATCGCCGCCGACGACTACTGGTATCTGTGGCGCCAGATGGTCAGCCAGCCCGGCGTGGTGGACCCGGCCGGCTACGACCTGATCACCGGTGTGCAATCCGTCGAGGGCGGCAAGCAGGCCGTCGTGACGTTCTCGCAGCCGTACCCGGCGTGGCGAGAGTTGTTCAACGACATCCTGCCCGCCCACATCGTCAAGGACATCCCGGGCGGGTTCGGTGCGGGTCTGGCCCGCGCCATGCCCGTGACCGGGGGACAGTTCCGCGTCGAGACGATCGACCCGCAGCGCGACGAGATCCTGCTGGCCCGCAACGACCGGTTCTGGAGTGTGCCCGCCAAACCCGACCTGGTGCTGTTCCGTCGCGGCGGTGCGCCTGCCGCGCTGGCGGACTCGATCCGCAACGGGGACACCCAGGTCGCCCAGGTGCACGGCGGCGCAGCGACTTTCGCACAGCTCAGCGCCATCCCCGACGTCCGGACCGCACGCATCGTCACCCCGCGCGTCATGCAGCTCACGCTGCGTGCGCAGCAACCCAAGCTCGCCGATCCGCAAGTGCGCAAGGCGATCCTCGGGCTGATCGACGTCGACCTGCTGGCGTCGGTAGGTGCCGGTGACGACAACACCGTCACCCTCGCGCAGGCGCAGGTGCGCTCACCGTCGGATCCGGGTTACGTGCCGACCGCACCGCCGGCGATGACACGTGACGATGCGCTCGAATTGCTCAGGGACGCGGGCTATGTCAGCGAGCCGCAGCCGGCCGCCTCGGCCGACCCGCAACCTCCCGAAAACGGCCGCGAACGCATCACCAAGGACGGGGTGCCGCTGTCGATCGTGCTCGGCGTGGCCTCCAACGATCCGACGTCGGTGGCCGTCGCCAACACCGCAGCCGACCAGTTGCGCAACGTCGGCATCGACGCATCGGTGCTCGCGTTGGATCCGGTTGCGCTGTACGGGGACGCGCTGGTCAACAACCGCGTCGACGCCGTCGTCGGGTGGCGTCAGGCCGGTGGCGATCTCGCGACCGCGCTGGCGTCGCGTTACGGATGCCGCGCGCTCGAGGCGACGCCCGTGGCGACCGCCGTGCCCGGACCCGCGACCACCACGTCGCAGACGCCCACCAGGACGACCACCACCACGTCCGAGGCGCCGCAGGAGCCCACCGCGACCAGCACGGCGCCGCCGATCCCGGCTCCGGAGTCCGGTGAACTCGTGCAGGCGCCCAGCAACATCACCGGCATCTGCGACCGCAGCATCCAGCCGAAAATCGATGCGGCACTGGACGGTACGGAAGACATCGCCGAGGTGATCCAGGCGGTGGAACCGCGGCTGTGGAACATGTCCACGGTGCTGCCGATCCTGCAGGACACGACGATCGTGGCCGCCGGACCGAGTGTGCAGAACGTGAGCCTGACCGGCGCGGTGCCGGTGGGAATCGTCGGCGACGCCGGTGACTGGACGAAGATCAAGTAG
- the mshB gene encoding N-acetyl-1-D-myo-inositol-2-amino-2-deoxy-alpha-D-glucopyranoside deacetylase: MSSHESPRLLFVHAHPDDETLTTGGTIAHYAARSAEVHVVTCTLGEEGEVIGERYAQLAVDHADQLGGYRIAELTAALRALGLEGPRYPRYLGGAGHWRDSGMAGTPSRGRQRWVDADLDEAVGALVAVIGEVRPHVVVTYDPDGGYGHPDHIQTHVVTTRAVAAAPQAVGWTVPKFYWTVTAGSAIADGLRSLGDIPADVPADVPADWIRVTAQDIPFGFTDDRIDAVVDASAELPAKVAAMRAHATQITVAPDGRSFALSNNIALPVLAEEHYVLVSGAAGPRDSRGWETDLLAGLDLE, translated from the coding sequence ATGTCCTCGCATGAATCGCCCCGACTGCTGTTCGTCCACGCCCACCCCGACGACGAGACCCTGACCACCGGCGGCACCATCGCGCACTATGCCGCGCGCTCGGCCGAGGTTCACGTCGTCACATGCACGCTCGGCGAGGAAGGTGAGGTGATCGGTGAGCGCTACGCCCAACTCGCCGTCGACCACGCCGACCAACTCGGCGGCTACCGCATCGCCGAACTGACGGCCGCGTTGCGGGCGCTCGGGCTCGAGGGCCCGCGGTATCCGCGGTATTTGGGCGGGGCTGGGCACTGGCGCGATTCCGGTATGGCAGGCACGCCGTCACGCGGGCGGCAGCGCTGGGTCGACGCAGACCTCGACGAGGCCGTCGGCGCGCTGGTCGCCGTGATCGGTGAGGTGCGACCGCACGTCGTCGTTACCTACGACCCCGACGGCGGCTACGGACACCCGGACCACATCCAGACCCACGTCGTCACCACCAGGGCCGTGGCCGCGGCGCCGCAGGCCGTCGGCTGGACGGTGCCCAAGTTCTACTGGACCGTGACGGCAGGCAGTGCGATCGCGGACGGTCTGCGGTCGCTCGGCGACATCCCGGCCGACGTCCCGGCCGACGTCCCGGCCGACTGGATCCGGGTGACCGCCCAGGACATCCCGTTCGGGTTCACCGACGATCGGATCGATGCGGTTGTCGACGCCTCGGCCGAACTGCCCGCGAAGGTCGCCGCGATGCGTGCGCACGCCACGCAGATCACCGTCGCCCCGGACGGACGGTCGTTCGCGCTGTCCAACAACATCGCGCTGCCGGTCCTGGCCGAGGAGCACTACGTGCTGGTGTCCGGTGCGGCGGGGCCGCGGGATTCCCGCGGTTGGGAAACCGACCTACTCGCCGGACTGGATCTGGAGTAG